A genome region from Astyanax mexicanus isolate ESR-SI-001 chromosome 19, AstMex3_surface, whole genome shotgun sequence includes the following:
- the tob1a gene encoding protein Tob1a: MQLEIQVALNFIISYLYNKLPRRRVNIFGEELERQLKQKYEGHWYLDKPYKGSGFRCIHVGEKVDPVVEQAAKESGLDIEDVRNNLPQDLSVWIDPFEVSYQIGEKGPVKVLYVDDSNDNGLELDKEIKNSFNPEAQVFMPIAEPVGPSPTSSSPSPPFGQSASVSPTFMPRSTQPLTFTTATFAATKFGSTKMKSSGRNNNNSNKVARSSPTNLGLNVNNLLKQKAISTSMHSLYGLGLGGQQQQQQPKTSALSPNAKEFVFPSLQGQGSPSAMFPGEGTLSLGSLPYSNAFDVFAAYGGLNEKSLMDGLNFSLSNMQYSNQQFQPVMAN, from the coding sequence ATGCAGCTTGAAATCCAAGTAGCACTCAACTTTATAATTTCTTACTTGTACAATAAGCTGCCGCGGCGGCGCGTGAACATTTTCGGCGAGGAGTTGGAGCGGCAGCTGAAGCAGAAATACGAGGGACACTGGTATCTGGACAAGCCATACAAAGGATCTGGGTTTCGCTGCATACACGTCGGGGAGAAGGTGGACCCAGTCGTCGAGCAAGCAGCCAAAGAGAGCGGGTTGGACATCGAAGACGTCCGCAACAACCTGCCTCAGGACCTTAGCGTTTGGATCGATCCTTTCGAGGTGTCTTATCAGATCGGGGAGAAGGGACCCGTCAAGGTGCTGTACGTGGACGACAGCAACGACAACGGGCTGGAGTTGGACAAAGAGATCAAGAACAGCTTTAACCCCGAAGCCCAGGTCTTCATGCCAATCGCCGAGCCCGTGGGACCCTCGCCCACGTCCAGCTCGCCGTCTCCTCCTTTCGGCCAGTCGGCCTCGGTCAGTCCCACCTTCATGCCCCGCTCCACCCAGCCCTTAACCTTCACCACTGCCACCTTTGCCGCCACCAAGTTCGGTTCCACCAAGATGAAGAGCAGTGGGcggaacaacaacaacagcaacaaggTGGCGCGGAGCTCCCCCACCAACCTGGGCCTGAATGTGAACAACCTCCTGAAGCAGAAAGCCATCTCCACGTCGATGCACTCTCTCTACGGCCTGGGCTTGggcgggcagcagcagcagcagcagccgaagACCTCGGCCCTGTCGCCCAACGCCAAGGAGTTTGTGTTCCCCAGCCTGCAGGGCCAGGGCAGCCCAAGTGCAATGTTCCCCGGGGAGGGCACCCTCAGCCTCGGCTCTCTCCCGTACAGTAATGCCTTTGACGTGTTCGCCGCCTACGGGGGCCTGAACGAGAAGTCCTTGATGGACGGCCTGAATTTCAGCTTGAGCAACATGCAGTATTCTAACCAGCAATTCCAGCCAGTGATGGCCAACTAG